ACAGGTACAGGATGAGATTGCTGTCAAGGAAATAGAAAAACTATGCCGTAAGAACGGTGAGGATGAGAAGAAGCGCATCCGTCAGTTACGGGCTATTCTCAAAAAGTACCGTGACCAGAGTACCAGCCGTGAGGAACTGGAATCGATGGTAAAGAAGAAATTCGGCATCAGTATCAAGTTCCTAGGCAACGAGTTTTCGCCTTATGGCTATATGGTAGTGGACAATGCTACTAAGTCTGTATTCAAAGGTGGTGACATACTCGGCATCAAGAATCTGCTCCAATTCCAGAGCCGTGAGGAGAAGCTTCAGAAGGTGGACTTCTTCATCGAGGACAAGCTTCGTGAGAATCCGCTGGCAACGACCTTCGACCTCAATCATGACCTTCATCGTTTCTATGGCTGCTATATCAAACACGGCAATATCATCATGGGAAAGGACAAAGTGGGGCTGGCCGACTATCTCGTACAAAAGATCAAGTATAACGATAAGGTGGCTTGGGTACAGGGCTTTTCGCCAGTCAACGACCAACAGGTTCGTTTGCTCTCCAAAATGTTCAATGTATCTTCTGAGCATCTGCATGTTTCAGAGAATGGCAATAACATTTATTCCACCCTTTACACCATCAACGAGCAGTTGGAGCTGGGAAAGGATAAGGGTTGCAACGAGAGTATCTTTGACCGTCTGAATGACGAGGGTATCTGGACGTACCGCTTTGAAGACAAGTTCTTCTGCGTGAATCCGTCGAAGAGGGAGGTCGTTGACCTTGAAGCCAGTGGCATAGACATGAGCAAGTTCAAAACTTCACGTTCTGCAGACATCGAGGCCTCGGAGTATAAGCATCATGTTACTTCTGGCAAGTCCCGTCCTATATCGAATGAGATTGGCAGCAGTGACCGCATCAACTACAATCCGGATGCAAACCGCAACAGCTATGGTGAGGTGGATGATGAAAGGGCGATGATACGTCGGTCTTAACAGAGTATGATAAGTAGTATCGAATTTGTAATAACTAAATATGTATCGCAATGAAAAAGAACATTACCATTACTTGGGCGAATGAGAAAGGTGGTGTAGGTAAGACCACCCTGTGTACGCTCTTCGCCAACTATCTGTCTGAGAAAAAAGTGTCTGATGTCTGTGTCCTGGACTGTGACCGGCAGCACTCCATCGTTGACAAGCGCAAGTTTGACAGCCAGAGCCTGCAAACGGATAAGGTGCCTTACGAGGTCAAGCAGATTGAGATTGACCGCCTGCAGCAGTCGGCACAGCTCTTAAAGTCTGTAAAGACTGCCAACGGCATCTATCTATTTGACTCTCCCGGCAATATCTATCTGGAGGGTATGGTGCCTTTGCTGGGCTTCAGCGATGTGATTGTCTGTCCGTATCAGTATGAGTTCAACTGTCTGAGTGCAACTCAGAAGTTTCTCAATCTGGTGGGAAAGATCTGGATAACCTACCTCAAAGGACGGCAGAAGCCGAAACTGATATTTGTACCGAACCTCGTCATCCGTACCCGGGGTACGGCAGCGGAGCTTCAGACATGGAAGAAGACGGACGAGGCACTGGCACAGGCAGGTGGCATCGTCACACCGATGGTAGCTGACAGGGCTGACATTGCCCGTTACAACACCTTCGGGAACACGAAGATTCAGGCTGAGTGCGTAGCACCTGCCTTCGACATGATTTACAATGAACTTCAAAAACTGGAATAAGTATGGCAGCAAACAAGTTAATTCAGCAGCCCGACATCCTCAATCTGGATTCTCTGGGCGCATTCATGGATGCACAGAATGATCCGATTCCTACTGTATCGGAAGAGAAGGCGGTTACAAAAGCAGAAGAAACCGCTTCTGATACTGAGGGTGAAGAGATTGTTCAGAATGAAAGTCCTGCGGTTGCACCTGTAGATACGACACCACAAAGACCAAAAGTAGCAAGAGCACGTCGAGGAAAGCAGACGAATGTGCAGCCAGTCATCGAGGCTGGTTCTGGTGAGTGGGATATGATGGTCAGGTATGCGGAGTTCTACAACGACAATCCCGACGAGAACAGGATTACCGTAGTCTTGAACCCAGAAATCAAGCGGGCTCTCGACATCATCCGCATCAACTGCAGGCAGTTCAACTTCGGCAATATTCTCAATGCGGTATGTCGGACTTTCATTGAACGGAACAAGGAACAGATCCAGCGGATGCAGAAAGACAAGGGAGGTATTCTTTGACAGGCAGTTTCTTCCATCGGGTGACAAGCCTGGCACATTACATGCCCAGTCCACGGGAGGCACGCTAATGAGTCTTGGCTGCACCCTGATGGAGATAGATGCTCCACAAAAGGGATATGGCTCAATTCACATTTATCAACTTTAAAGACAGTACGACTATGATGACAACAACAAACACGACAGTATTCAAGAGAATGGGACGGATTCTTTCTTTGGTATTCAGCAACTATAACGAGGCAAGGGCTTTCCGTGAGGCTTTCCTGCGTCTGGTGACTTACGCTGTACTCTTCATCATCGGCTACAGGCTCAACCTCGTATTCGACAATGTCCCTGATGGACGTATCTTTGATGGCTATGCTATGGCAGCTCTTTTCTGTGGCTTTTCAGTGCTATCTGGCTTCATGAACAACATGATTTGCATCGGCGGTTGCCTGACGATGCTAATCTTCATAGCCATCAAACTTGCAATATCTATGGTCATCGGCATCATAGCCCTGCCTATCAGTGTTGCGTACAATTTGTACAACATCGCGAAAGCGGGTGCAGCTCTCGGAAAGAGTAGTTTTTTCTATCAAAATGGGGGGTTATAAATCACTATATATACAGAAAGACGATAAAACAACCCAACTTTTGGAGATAATAATTGAAAAGTATACCATCTATACATAAATAAAGGCAGAGAATCACAATCGACTCCCTGCCTTTTTAATATCAAACGGACTCTTACTCATAACTGAGGTTAACTATAGGTCTCCTCTATTCGCCATTTTTATCCTTCTCATCTCCTGGATGATTTCCTTCTCCATACCATTCGCCCGTCATCACCCAAACCTCATAAAAGTATAGCCATTCAGAAGCCCATGGAACAATTGTTGTCGCAAGTGACATAGTAGGATTCCATTCTTTATTACGCCAATCATATAAGCAAATCTTCTGAGACTCGTTACAATAAACATGTGGCAATTTCGTTTTTCCTTCTGCTAAAGTGAGACGCTTCGGGAACAACACATAGGTGTCCGGCGTCATAACCCCTTTTGAATTTGGATGATACTTTATTTTCACTGTGTAGCAACGACTCATCGCAGTAGGCTGAATATCATAGCACCATACAAGTTTCCGCCTCCCGACTTCCAACTTGCAGCCTGGAAAGTGAGACCTTAGCTGCTGTGCCTGTGCCATTGTGGACATTTCCTTATTCATCGTCCTCACCTCCAAAGAAATTGTGACCAGCTGCTACGGCTGTGCTTCCGACAGAAGATAAAATGCCAGTTGCCCCCATACGCAAGTTGCCTGATTTACGCTCTTCGAGTTTACGCTTGGCTAAGGCAGCAAATGTCTTCTGAGACATATCTTTTCCAAACGAATCACTAAAGTGTCGCTCAAGTAACAAACGATCACTAGAAGATACCATGTTTTGTACATTTGCCTCTAGCTTGTCAAGCCATTCGTAAAAAAGACGCTGTTTTCGAGGAGTCTCAGGCCATTTGTCAGCGAAATTCTCTTGACTATTGACTGGGTTTGGCACCCATTTGACTTCCTTTCCATCCTCTATACGAGTCTCAATATAATTTCTCATTTTTGCAACGACATTGCGGAAAGCTAAAACAAGGTCCTTTTCTCCATCATAAGCTTTTGCTGCAAGAGTCGTTATTATTATAGATATAGGTTTATCATCATCCCCACCATAGTGAATGTCACGGTGTCGTTTAAGTAGCTGCACTACTCTTTGAAGTATTGTCTTACTCTTTCGTTTATCTGGCAATGGATTCACATCATCTCTAGTAAAGAAACGCACATCACCGGTTTCGCCTTTCTGTTGCTGCAATTCAAACCAGCGGGCATATCCAAAAGGGTTGCTCTTCAGCCATGTTAATGGCAAAGGGCTGGTTTTATAATCAGGACTTTCATTGTCCGTGATTCTAATAGCTGCTTTATCATAGTCGGATTCTGACAGTTCTCTGGCAGAAAACATCTCTCGGACAATAGTTTTATAGTTCTTGTCGACTATACTTGGTAATATATCCATATGATACTTCTGGGTAGTCGTTGTGGCATTATCACGATAAAGTAATGTCCAGCATCGACGGCCTTCTTCATCTAGCAGCTCTCTATAGCGCTTACTTTCCTTTAGACGATCTCCTACTTGCTGCTTGACATCGTACTGTGTCCACTCTGGCTTCTTAGACTTTAGTTCACATACTAAATCAATATCCAAATCATCACCTTCAATAATTGGGCGAATAATTGTACCAAGATTGAATGATCCTTGGGGAAAGATTTCCACATCATATTCACTAAGTGAGGAGCCCTCCTGAGCTAGATATTCACCTACAGCCTGATAGCTCAAACGAATAGCAGCGTCTTCAGTATCCGTAATATCAAGATTCTTTGCTAACTCTTCCAGAACCTCATTTAATTCTTTGTCTCTCTCGTTCATTTTATATCTCCTATATTTAAATTGTCATTACTTTTATATCCTGATCATTATTTCTGTCAAATAGGTTGAATGCCCTATCAGCCTTTGTATTGCGAACCATACCCAATGTGACTGCACAAGACACTGACATAGCCATATGAACATCTATACTTTCGCCGGTAGGCGCATGATGATTGATGTCTTCAAGGATGGCTCTAACTTTCACGCGAAAATCACTCAGTTGTTCTTTTGAGCGTAAATAGTCATTGTTGGGTTCTGGTACCGTCATTTCCCAAATGCTTACACCTTTTTCTGGGTATAATTTTTCAACTCTCTCTCGAATAGCTGCAGAACTAAGGGAGAATACCAATACTGGGTGACCACCCTTATCACTCGGTTCATTAACCATGAATGGCTGCTCCTTATCAGCTTGCCACATCCAAGAGCGGGGCTCCTTGTGAAGTTGATAGACCTGTGCATCAAACTTATCTGACATCAGAGTTCCAAGTAACACCAACAGTGGCATGGGAGCTATAGCAAACACGGAAAAACGGCTCATTCTGTTGGCTTGCATATATTGTTCGACCTTCAATTGAAATTGTCGTTCAAGATTTTGCTGCTCTGTTGCCCAATACTCTGGGGATTTATCCTTAACAGAAGAATTTACAAGTCCTAATTCAACAGGTCTTGATTCAGATGGATACCACCCGTCAAGAAGTAGCGTCTCATTAGCTTCGTCAGGACTGATAACACAATTATGACAACCCACATTGGCAGCATAAGTAATCACCGTGGAAAATCTATCCTTACCAATGCTTAGAATGCGACGCACACGCTCTTCATGACGTTTCTTCATCGCAAAGAGATCTTCAGTAGAATACTTCTCCAAGAGTGTATCTATCATTTTGTGATGCTTTGGACATAGCAACATAATATTTTTTCTGTTAGTGCAGTACTCATCTGATAAGACAACATCTCCACGTGGGCCATCCTTCGAATCACCAATAATATGTGCATATTCACCAAAATTGAATTCTTGCTTCGTCAGCATATCCTCATAGATAAATTCTGGACATCCATCTAATTCACATTGACCACCTGCTTCGGCAAGTAATACTCTCTGATCCTGTGGACTTAATGTTCTTTTTGACATAAATATGATTTCCTTTCATTTAAAAAATACTTATCGGCGGCAAAGGTAAAGAGAAAATTTGATTCCTCCAAATATTTTTCCATGTTTTTGCGTATTTTTTCTACGCATATATAATATAAAAGTCCAAACTAATTGTGTGTAAAAACAAAAAGCGTAGCAATGCTACGCTTTTATATATCATTCTGTTCTTATGTCAATTAAGAGCTGACTTAACCTCAGTAATGAATGTGTCAAAATCGAAATCGTCCTCTATGAAAGGAAGACCATCCAATTCGTTATCCATATATACCTTAAACAAATTATTATTCTTGTGAATTTTGGACTGGTTTACTTTGAGAATCTGTGTTTCTCCATCTTCATTTTTTTTGCAGATTCTGATAATATCGCGACGTAGTCTTTTATTCATTAACAGAGCTATGGTCTGGGTCGTTAATATCAATTGACTTCTAGACGTAAGTGCTATATACATCCGTAATAACAGGTTCATTGCTATTTGGTGGATTGAATAACTAAATTCATCAATCAGTGTACAGCGTCTGTTTTTAATCATATCTAGAATAAGTACAACCATTCTAATCATACTTATTGTCCCTCTCGATTCCATCTCAACATCAATAGGATATGTGCCATGGGATGTTTGGTGATAGAAATTCATATCCCATTTATGAATCTTGCCATCAGAACTATTTTTACGAATCTGTTCTATCAGAGATTTTGGCGCATCATCAAGAAATTCTTTGGGAATATCAAATACATGTTCCGTGAGCACATAATCGTTTATCTTAGCGTCAACACCATGCAACAAATCAATGATTACCTTCTTAATTGTCGGCTGATTTAGCGCATCCTTATCTTCCACCAATTCCATGGGATCAAAATCAGAACCTGTAACCATTCGAATTTCTCTACGGAAATAAAGATAGTGTTTCTTCAAAACCTCACTAGCAAGATTTTTTGAGCCAAAAGAAGCCAATACCGTTGTATTATTTAGCGTGCTTACCACAAGTGCTTTTCTGTCCTCACTATTTAAGTCGCAATTATTTCCAAAATTAATCACTGTCCGACCATCGGTATATAACCGCTTATAGACAGAAGCAGTACTACGTCCATTATGGAGAATTAATGATTCCTCTACTATATAATCTGCATTCAGTACAACCCGATACGAAAATCTCTCTTCACCTATATAATAATACATAGTAATCTCTGTGGGTTGATTACGTGAATCTTCATCCAGCAAGAAAGGCTTATAGGTTGGTTTTTCCTCCTTATCACTATAACTGCTAACGGCAAGATGACGTAGATAACTAATAGCACTTAAAGCATTGGTTTTACCTGCACCATTGTTTCCTATAAATATAAGCATCTTTAGTAACCTTGTACCACCTATCTCTGTGAACCAAGACTCTTGTTCGCTTTGGCTCGCACTTATTTCACGAGATGCCACAAAAGATATTTCCTGTTCATCTTTGAACGAGAGAAAATTCTTGATCTTAATACACTCTATCATTTCTTTTCTGCCATAAATTGCTGCAAAAATACAACTTTTATATTAAATCTACAAACAATTTACAATTATTTATGTATTTTGCGTATATTTCCTACGCAAACAATCGATAAGAAAAACAACATTCAATCCTTACTCGGAAACTCCTCATCATATGCCATAATATATAATGTTGTTTATCAACCCTATATTCGTAACATTTCAGCTCTCATTCACTCAAAACATCAAGAATTTGTTATAAAAACGTAAATAATCGATTAAAAATTTGGATTTTATATTTGAAATACCTATTTTTGCAGAAAATTTTCAAAAATTTCATTTTCAGCTTATGATTCTACAGTTCAAAGCTAAGAATATCCTTTCAATAAGGGATGAGCAGATACTGGATTTCACGGCATCTGCCGACAACACATACGAGGATTATGCTGTTGTGAAGATCAAAAATGTAAGGATTTCCAAGTTAGGTGTCATCTATGGTCCAAACGCATCAGGAAAGAGTAACATACTAAAGGCTCTTTTCTGGCTGTTCCAGTTTATGACCAACGAGGAACCGCGCAAACAGTCAATCGGCACTGGTCTGGTTCCCTTCAAGATGGATAAGGACAGTAGAAACGAACATTCCTTCATGTCGATAATCTTCTATATTGAAGATTCGCGCTACGAATATTCCATAGAACTGGATGCTGAAAGAGTGTACCATGAGGAGATGTACTACTATCCAAATTCACGAAAGGCTTTGGTATATGAACGTACATGGAATCCCGAAAAGAAGTCATCGGCAGTTACCTTTGGCCCTCTGCTGAAGCTTACGGCAACTCAGAAACTCTTCATTGAGTCAAACTGTGTGGCCAATGCAACCGTGCTCTCTACCTATCAGAACTCCAATGTGGACAGGAACGATATGCTAGACACTATTCTTCAATATATGAAGTTGCAGATTTTGGCATCCCTTGATTCCAATACAGATATTGTTTCCTTCGCAAACGAGATTGTCAAGGATATAGAGGCAAGTAAGCCTTTTATCCGTGAAATGCTAGTTCAGGCAGATTTCAACATCACAGACTTGTACCTAAAGGAAAAAGAGGAGAGTGAGCGAACTTTCATAATGTCTAATAAGGCGGATAGTGATGACATGGTTCTCGAAGCTGGTCCATTAGACAACTTGTTTTTCACTCACCAGACGCCATTCTATAGGGGTGACATGAAAGATGCAGAGGAATCCGAAGGTACATTGAGAATGTATGGACTGGCAGCAATTTTATTCTTGCTCATCAAACAGAACCAGATTCTTCTCTGTGATGAATTGGAGAACTCTCTCCACTATGATCTGTTCACACATATCATCAAGTCTTTCTTGGTGAACTCAGAACGGGGGCAGCTGATATTCTCCACTCACAACCTGATGCTGCTCGACGAAGATTTCATTCGCCGCGACATGGTTTATTTCACGAACAAGAACGAGGCTGGAGCCACGGAAATTTACCGTGCCAAGGACTTCGGATTACATAAGGACGTCTCTATCCTCAATGCTTATCGCGGAGGTAAACTTGGAGCAAAACCCAATCTCGGCAGTATCTTCACTAATATTCCAGAGTAAGATGGGAAGGCTTGAACTACGATATACAGTAAAGATCTTCAGTGAGGGTATCACTGAATGGCATTACTTCGACACGCTACGCGCCATTAAGCGGTTCAACTTCACAATGGAGCCAGCAATACCACAGAACGGAAAGAGCTCTTACAAGCAGAACCTCAAACTGATCGACTGTGAGTTAAAGAAGAACCCACAGGAAAGAGCCGACGCTATATTCCTGGTCATAGACACGGACACCATCACA
The sequence above is a segment of the Prevotella sp. E9-3 genome. Coding sequences within it:
- a CDS encoding relaxase/mobilization nuclease domain-containing protein, translating into MIATILKSSSSFSAVRYNERKVENGVAELVAIRNFGYLQDAPDMRGITSLRNYLMDYSARNDRTRMTQFHAAISCKGSEYSKEEMISIAWKYLDKMGYNNEGQPVLMYFHHDTDNNHLHIVTSRISPDGKKIADSLENIRSLKAIESIMSIDQKHQNSEMMKLAKSYHFESVSQFMAVFETSGYEAYIQDKDIYIKRGGQVQDEIAVKEIEKLCRKNGEDEKKRIRQLRAILKKYRDQSTSREELESMVKKKFGISIKFLGNEFSPYGYMVVDNATKSVFKGGDILGIKNLLQFQSREEKLQKVDFFIEDKLRENPLATTFDLNHDLHRFYGCYIKHGNIIMGKDKVGLADYLVQKIKYNDKVAWVQGFSPVNDQQVRLLSKMFNVSSEHLHVSENGNNIYSTLYTINEQLELGKDKGCNESIFDRLNDEGIWTYRFEDKFFCVNPSKREVVDLEASGIDMSKFKTSRSADIEASEYKHHVTSGKSRPISNEIGSSDRINYNPDANRNSYGEVDDERAMIRRS
- a CDS encoding ParA family protein — encoded protein: MKKNITITWANEKGGVGKTTLCTLFANYLSEKKVSDVCVLDCDRQHSIVDKRKFDSQSLQTDKVPYEVKQIEIDRLQQSAQLLKSVKTANGIYLFDSPGNIYLEGMVPLLGFSDVIVCPYQYEFNCLSATQKFLNLVGKIWITYLKGRQKPKLIFVPNLVIRTRGTAAELQTWKKTDEALAQAGGIVTPMVADRADIARYNTFGNTKIQAECVAPAFDMIYNELQKLE
- a CDS encoding nucleotidyltransferase, translated to MNERDKELNEVLEELAKNLDITDTEDAAIRLSYQAVGEYLAQEGSSLSEYDVEIFPQGSFNLGTIIRPIIEGDDLDIDLVCELKSKKPEWTQYDVKQQVGDRLKESKRYRELLDEEGRRCWTLLYRDNATTTTQKYHMDILPSIVDKNYKTIVREMFSARELSESDYDKAAIRITDNESPDYKTSPLPLTWLKSNPFGYARWFELQQQKGETGDVRFFTRDDVNPLPDKRKSKTILQRVVQLLKRHRDIHYGGDDDKPISIIITTLAAKAYDGEKDLVLAFRNVVAKMRNYIETRIEDGKEVKWVPNPVNSQENFADKWPETPRKQRLFYEWLDKLEANVQNMVSSSDRLLLERHFSDSFGKDMSQKTFAALAKRKLEERKSGNLRMGATGILSSVGSTAVAAGHNFFGGEDDE
- a CDS encoding SAVED domain-containing protein, translated to MSKRTLSPQDQRVLLAEAGGQCELDGCPEFIYEDMLTKQEFNFGEYAHIIGDSKDGPRGDVVLSDEYCTNRKNIMLLCPKHHKMIDTLLEKYSTEDLFAMKKRHEERVRRILSIGKDRFSTVITYAANVGCHNCVISPDEANETLLLDGWYPSESRPVELGLVNSSVKDKSPEYWATEQQNLERQFQLKVEQYMQANRMSRFSVFAIAPMPLLVLLGTLMSDKFDAQVYQLHKEPRSWMWQADKEQPFMVNEPSDKGGHPVLVFSLSSAAIRERVEKLYPEKGVSIWEMTVPEPNNDYLRSKEQLSDFRVKVRAILEDINHHAPTGESIDVHMAMSVSCAVTLGMVRNTKADRAFNLFDRNNDQDIKVMTI
- a CDS encoding ATP/GTP-binding protein codes for the protein MIECIKIKNFLSFKDEQEISFVASREISASQSEQESWFTEIGGTRLLKMLIFIGNNGAGKTNALSAISYLRHLAVSSYSDKEEKPTYKPFLLDEDSRNQPTEITMYYYIGEERFSYRVVLNADYIVEESLILHNGRSTASVYKRLYTDGRTVINFGNNCDLNSEDRKALVVSTLNNTTVLASFGSKNLASEVLKKHYLYFRREIRMVTGSDFDPMELVEDKDALNQPTIKKVIIDLLHGVDAKINDYVLTEHVFDIPKEFLDDAPKSLIEQIRKNSSDGKIHKWDMNFYHQTSHGTYPIDVEMESRGTISMIRMVVLILDMIKNRRCTLIDEFSYSIHQIAMNLLLRMYIALTSRSQLILTTQTIALLMNKRLRRDIIRICKKNEDGETQILKVNQSKIHKNNNLFKVYMDNELDGLPFIEDDFDFDTFITEVKSALN
- a CDS encoding ATP/GTP-binding protein, encoding MILQFKAKNILSIRDEQILDFTASADNTYEDYAVVKIKNVRISKLGVIYGPNASGKSNILKALFWLFQFMTNEEPRKQSIGTGLVPFKMDKDSRNEHSFMSIIFYIEDSRYEYSIELDAERVYHEEMYYYPNSRKALVYERTWNPEKKSSAVTFGPLLKLTATQKLFIESNCVANATVLSTYQNSNVDRNDMLDTILQYMKLQILASLDSNTDIVSFANEIVKDIEASKPFIREMLVQADFNITDLYLKEKEESERTFIMSNKADSDDMVLEAGPLDNLFFTHQTPFYRGDMKDAEESEGTLRMYGLAAILFLLIKQNQILLCDELENSLHYDLFTHIIKSFLVNSERGQLIFSTHNLMLLDEDFIRRDMVYFTNKNEAGATEIYRAKDFGLHKDVSILNAYRGGKLGAKPNLGSIFTNIPE